From a region of the Panthera uncia isolate 11264 chromosome B1, Puncia_PCG_1.0, whole genome shotgun sequence genome:
- the NELFA gene encoding negative elongation factor A isoform X6, which yields MKGALAEIIQLATLDSDPWVLMVADILKSFPDTGSLNLDLEEQNPNVQDILGELREKVNECEASAMLPLECQYLNKNALTTLAGPLTPPVKHFQLKRKPKSATLRAELLQKSTETAQQLKRSAGVPFHAKGRGLLRKMDTTTPLKGIPKQAPFRSPTTPSVFSPAGNRTPIPPSRTPLRKERGVKLLDISELDMVGAGREAKRRRKTLDAEVVEKPAKEETVVENATPDYAAGLVSTQKLGSLNNEPALPSTSYLPATPSVVPASSYIPSSETPPAPSSREAGLQASRPPEEPSAPSPALPAQFKQRAPMYNSGPSPAASTPSTPTSPLTPTTPPAVTPAAQTPPVAMVAPQTQPPAQQQPKKNLSLTREQMFAAQEMFKTANKVTRPEKALILGFMAGSRAAPALRREPVPGAGRRDPDQAQRAHGGPAQVGRPGQHHHAGGHRVRDELCHRPVDALQEVQAHGQRVLGAARRPCWPSPWGLAGRPLPGLHRAPAR from the exons atGAAGGGCGCCCTGGCGGAGATTATCCAGCTGGCTACCCTGGACTCGGACCCCTGGGTTCTCATGGTAGCTGACATCCTGAAGTCCTTTCCCGACACCGGCTCGCTTAACCTTGACCTTGAGGAACAGAATCCCAACGTTCAAGATATTCTAGGAGAACTTAGAGAAAagg TGAATGAGTGTGAAGCGTCGGCCATGCTGCCACTGGAGTGCCAGTACCTGAATAAAAACGCCCTGACGACCCTCGCCGGACCCCTCACTCCCCCAGTGAAACATTTTCAATTAAAGAGGAAGCCGAAGAGTGCCACGCTGAGGGCAGAGCTCCTGCAGAAAT CCACTGAGACGGCCCAGCAGCTGAAGCGGAGCGCGGGCGTGCCCTTCCACGCCAAGGGCCGGGGACTGCTCCGGAAGATGGACACCACAA CCCCACTCAAAGGCATCCCGAAGCAGGCGCCCTTCAGAAGCCCCACCACCCCCAGTGTCTTCAGCCCCGCCGGGAACCGGACCCCCATCCCGCCTTCGAGGACCCCCCTGCGGAAGGAGAGGGGAGTGAAG CTGCTCGACATTTCTGAGCTGGACATGGTGGGAGCCGGCCGAGaggcaaagaggaggaggaagacgcTGG ATGCGGAAGTGGTGGAAAAGCCAGCCAAGGAGGAGACCGTCGTGGAGAACGCCACCCCAGATTACGCGGCCGGCCTGGTGTCCACACAG AAACTCGGATCCTTGAACAACGAGCCTGCGCTGCCCTCCACGAGCTACCTGCCTGCCACCCCCAGCGTGGTCCCGGCCTCGTCCTACATCCCCAGCTCCGAGACCCCACCAG CACCGTCTTCTCGGGAGGCTGGCCTGCAGGCCAGCCGGCCGCCTGAGGAGCCCAGTGCCCCAAGccctgcgctgccagcacagTTCAAGCAGAGGGCACCCATGTACAACAGCGGCCCTAGCCCTGCCGCATCCACACCCTCAACGCCCACCTCTCCCCTGACGCCCACCACACCCCCGGCCGTCACCCCGGCCGCCCAGACGCCTCCGGTGGCCATGGTGGCCCCACAGACCCAGCCCCCTGCCCAGCAGCAGCCCAAGAAGAACCTGTCCCTCACG AGAGAGCAGATGTTTGCCGCGCAGGAGATGTTCAAGACGGCCAACAAAGTCACACGGCCGGAGAAGGCCCTCATCCTGGGCTTCATGGCCGGCTCCCGAG cagcccctgccctccGCAGAGAACCCGTGCCAGGAGCAGGGCGACGTGATCCAGATCAAGCTCAGCGAGCACACGGAGGACCTGCCCAAGTCGGACGGCCAGGGCAGCACCACCATGCTGGTGGACACCGTGTTCGAGATGAACTATGCCACAGGCCAGTGGACGCGCTTCAAGAAGTACAAGCCCATGGCCAACGTGTCCTAGGGGCCGCCCGCCGCCCATGCTGGCCTTCGCCGTGGGGCTTGGCGGGACGGCCGCTCCCCGGGCTCCACCGGGCCCCAGCCCGCTAA